From Arctopsyche grandis isolate Sample6627 chromosome 12, ASM5162203v2, whole genome shotgun sequence, one genomic window encodes:
- the LOC143919657 gene encoding uncharacterized protein LOC143919657, whose protein sequence is MSTSRNPLSTIHSPGVCASSSQVAMECRLCLCSAPAGSFVSIHDDPHPPRLAQRIWTCCQLRVSRGDHLPDMICLSCVNNLELFDSFRNACFRNDTTSRVKLDKYLKVKPEEVLLEDLIWEDELGADWPSNISSSPDDGETPGRKNTLGDNMAAIIDANRHILAEELPFRKPLDKMCSTNSELDHKTDFQYKSFTRKNNLVTQKNSLTQRELHDCDTCSKSFNSKDDLSVHMRVHSGAKPHKCDVCFKSLLSKSELRVHMGIHTGLKSHTCDICLKSFLRKGELNVHMRRHTGVKPYKCDNCLKSFLRKNELNVHMRMHTGIRPHKCDICLKSYIIKSHLNAHMNIHTGVMSHKCDICLKLFLKKSQLKVHMDIHTGVKPHKCDICLKSFLRKGELNLHVVTHTGVSPAKCDICSKIFTTKRNLSAHIYNIHNGVMLQK, encoded by the exons ATGTCTACATCTAGGAATCCATTGTCCACTATCCACTCTCCAGGAGTTTGTGCTTCTTCTTCCCAAGtagcgatggagtgcagactttgtctctgctctgctccagcagggtccttcgtctccatccacGACGACCCTCATCCACCGCGTTTGGcgcaacgcatttggacctgctgtcagctgcgg GTTAGCAGAGGTGACCATCTGCCAGATATGATATGCCTTTCTtgtgtcaacaatctggaattgttcGACAGCTTTCGAAACGCTTGTTTTCGGAATGACACAACGTCGAGGGTGAAGTTAGACAAGTATTTGAAAGTCAAACCGGAAGAGGTTttgctggaagatttaatatgggaagatgAGTTGGGTGCTGATTGGCCATCCAACATTTCTAGCTCACCAGACGATGGCGAG ACCCCTGGAAGAAAAAACACTTTGGGAGATAATATGGCAGCAATAATAGATGCCAACAGACACATTCTAGCGGAAGAATTACCATTTCGAAAACCTTTAGATAAGATGTGCTCAACAAATTCTGAATTGGACCATAAAACAGATTTCCAATACAAATCGTTTACTCGTAAAAACAATCTAGTGACACAGAAAAACTCACTTACTCAAAGAGAGCTGCATGATTGTGACACttgttcaaaatcttttaaCAGTAAAGATGATCTAAGTGTACACATGAGGGTTCATAGTGGGGCaaagccacataaatgtgacgtttgtttcaaatcattgcTTTCGAAATCTGAACTCCGTGTAcacatgggtattcatactgggttaaAGTCACAcacatgtgacatttgtttaaaatcattccttagaaaaGGTGAACTCAATGTACATATGCGTAGGCATACTGgagtaaagccatacaaatgtgacaattgtttaaaatcattccttagaaaaAATGAACTCAATGTACATATGCGTATGCATACTGGAATaaggccacacaaatgtgacatttgtttaaaatcgtatattataaaatcacaCCTCAATGCACACATGAATATTCATACCGGGGTGatgtcacacaaatgtgacatttgtttaaagttATTCCTTAAAAAATCACAACTCAAAGTACATATGGATATTCATACTggagtaaagccacacaaatgtgacatttgtttaaaatcattccttagaaaaGGTGAACTCAATTTACATGTGGTTACTCATACTGGGGTAAGTCCGgccaaatgtgacatttgttccaAAATATTTACTACGAAACgaaatcttagtgcacatatatataatattcataatggGGTAATGTTACAAAAatag
- the LOC143919658 gene encoding uncharacterized protein LOC143919658 isoform X1, with product MSTSRNPLSTIHSPGVCASSSQVAMECRLCLCSAPAGSFVSIHDDPHPQRLAQRIWTCCQLRVRRGDHLPDMICLSCVNNLELFDSFRNACFRNDTTSRVKLDKYLKVKPEEVLLEDLIWEDELGADWPSNISSSPDDGETPGRKNTLGDNMAAIIDANRHILAEELPFRKPLDKMCSTNSELDHKTDFQYKSFTRKNNLVTQKNSLTQRELHDCDTCSKSFNSKDDLSVHMRAHSGAKPHKCDFCLKSFRRKSQRIIHMRIHTGVKSHKCDICLKSFFRKGELNVHMLMHTGIKPHKCDNCLKSFLRKNELNVHMRMHTGIRPHKCDICLKSYLKKSHLNAHINIHTGVKSHKCDICLKLFLTKSQLKVHMDIHTGVKPHKCDICLKSFFRKGELNLHVVTHTGEKPYKCDICLKSYSQKQNLVTHIGIHTGVKPHKCDICLKSFLRKVELNLHVVTHTGEKPYKCDICLKSCSQKRNLVTHMSIHTGVRPHKCDICIKSFFRKRELNSHMVIHTGVSPHKCDICSKIFTTKQSLSVHIYNIHNRVMLQK from the exons ATGTCTACATCTAGGAATCCATTGTCCACTATCCACTCTCCAGGAGTTTGTGCTTCTTCTTCCCAAGtagcgatggagtgcagactttgtctctgctctgctccagcagggtccttcgtctccatccacGACGACCCTCATCCACAGCGTTTGGcgcaacgcatttggacctgctgtcagctgcgg GTTAGGAGAGGTGACCATCTGCCAGATATGATATGCCTTTCTtgtgtcaacaatctggaattgttcGACAGCTTTCGAAACGCTTGTTTTCGGAATGACACAACGTCGAGGGTGAAGTTAGACAAGTATTTGAAAGTCAAACCGGAAGAGGTTttgctggaagatttaatatgggaagatgAGTTGGGTGCTGATTGGCCATCCAACATTTCTAGCTCACCAGACGACGGCGAG ACCCCTGGAAGAAAAAACACTTTGGGAGATAATATGGCAGCAATAATAGATGCCAACAGACACATTCTAGCGGAAGAATTACCATTTCGAAAACCTTTAGATAAGATGTGCTCAACAAATTCTGAATTGGACCATAAAACAGATTTCCAATACAAATCGTTTACTCGTAAAAACAATCTAGTGACACAGAAAAACTCACTTACTCAAAGAGAGCTGCATGATTGTGACACttgttcaaaatcttttaaCAGTAAAGATGATCTAAGTGTACACATGAGGGCTCATAGTGGGGCaaagccacataaatgtgacttttgtttaaaatcattccgtAGAAAATCACAACGCATTATACATATGCGTATTCATACTGGAgtaaagtcacacaaatgtgacatttgtttaaaatcattctttAGAAAAGGTGAActcaatgtacatatgcttaTGCATACTGgaataaagccacacaaatgtgacaattgtttaaaatcattccttagaaaaAATGAACTCAATGTACATATGCGTATGCATACTGGAATaaggccacacaaatgtgacatttgtttaaaatcatatcttAAAAAATCACACCTCAATGCACACATAAACATTCATACCGGGGTgaagtcacacaaatgtgacatttgtttaaagttATTCCTTACAAAATCACAACTCAAAGTACATATGGATATTCATACTggagtaaagccacacaaatgtgacatttgtttaaaatcattctttAGAAAAGGTGAACTCAATTTACATGTGGTtactcatactggggaaaagccatacaaatgcgacatatgtttaaaatcatattcccAGAAGCAAAATCTTGTTacacatataggtattcatactggagtaaagccacacaaatgtgacatttgtttaaaatcattccttagaaaaGTTGAACTCAATTTACATGTGGTtactcatactggggaaaagccatacaaatgcgacatatgtttaaaatcatgTTCTCAGAAAAGAAATCTTGTTACACATATGAGTATTCATACTGGAGTaaggccacacaaatgtgacatttgtataAAATCATTCTTTAGAAAACGTGAACTAAATTCACATAtggttattcatactggggtaagtccacacaaatgtgacatttgttcaaaaatatttactacgaaacaaagtcttagtgtacatatatataatattcataataggGTAATGTtacaaaaatag
- the LOC143919658 gene encoding uncharacterized protein LOC143919658 isoform X2, with the protein MSTSRNPLSTIHSPGVCASSSQVAMECRLCLCSAPAGSFVSIHDDPHPQRLAQRIWTCCQLRVRRGDHLPDMICLSCVNNLELFDSFRNACFRNDTTSRVKLDKYLKVKPEEVLLEDLIWEDELGADWPSNISSSPDDGETPGRKNTLGDNMAAIIDANRHILAEELPFRKPLDKMCSTNSELDHKTDFQYKSFTRKNNLVTQKNSLTQRELHDCDTCSKSFNSKDDLSVHMRAHSGAKPHKCDFCLKSFRRKSQRIIHMRIHTGVKSHKCDICLKSFFRKGELNVHMLMHTGIKPHKCDNCLKSFLRKNELNVHMRMHTGIRPHKCDICLKSYLKKSHLNAHINIHTGVKSHKCDICLKLFLTKSQLKVHMDIHTGVKPHKCDICLKSFFRKGELNLHVVTHTGEKPYKCDICLKSYSQKQNLVTHIGIHTGVKPHKCDICLKSFLRKVELNLHVYSYWSKATQM; encoded by the exons ATGTCTACATCTAGGAATCCATTGTCCACTATCCACTCTCCAGGAGTTTGTGCTTCTTCTTCCCAAGtagcgatggagtgcagactttgtctctgctctgctccagcagggtccttcgtctccatccacGACGACCCTCATCCACAGCGTTTGGcgcaacgcatttggacctgctgtcagctgcgg GTTAGGAGAGGTGACCATCTGCCAGATATGATATGCCTTTCTtgtgtcaacaatctggaattgttcGACAGCTTTCGAAACGCTTGTTTTCGGAATGACACAACGTCGAGGGTGAAGTTAGACAAGTATTTGAAAGTCAAACCGGAAGAGGTTttgctggaagatttaatatgggaagatgAGTTGGGTGCTGATTGGCCATCCAACATTTCTAGCTCACCAGACGACGGCGAG ACCCCTGGAAGAAAAAACACTTTGGGAGATAATATGGCAGCAATAATAGATGCCAACAGACACATTCTAGCGGAAGAATTACCATTTCGAAAACCTTTAGATAAGATGTGCTCAACAAATTCTGAATTGGACCATAAAACAGATTTCCAATACAAATCGTTTACTCGTAAAAACAATCTAGTGACACAGAAAAACTCACTTACTCAAAGAGAGCTGCATGATTGTGACACttgttcaaaatcttttaaCAGTAAAGATGATCTAAGTGTACACATGAGGGCTCATAGTGGGGCaaagccacataaatgtgacttttgtttaaaatcattccgtAGAAAATCACAACGCATTATACATATGCGTATTCATACTGGAgtaaagtcacacaaatgtgacatttgtttaaaatcattctttAGAAAAGGTGAActcaatgtacatatgcttaTGCATACTGgaataaagccacacaaatgtgacaattgtttaaaatcattccttagaaaaAATGAACTCAATGTACATATGCGTATGCATACTGGAATaaggccacacaaatgtgacatttgtttaaaatcatatcttAAAAAATCACACCTCAATGCACACATAAACATTCATACCGGGGTgaagtcacacaaatgtgacatttgtttaaagttATTCCTTACAAAATCACAACTCAAAGTACATATGGATATTCATACTggagtaaagccacacaaatgtgacatttgtttaaaatcattctttAGAAAAGGTGAACTCAATTTACATGTGGTtactcatactggggaaaagccatacaaatgcgacatatgtttaaaatcatattcccAGAAGCAAAATCTTGTTacacatataggtattcatactggagtaaagccacacaaatgtgacatttgtttaaaatcattccttagaaaaGTTGAACTCAATTTACATGTG TATTCATACTGGAGTaaggccacacaaatgtga